From the Nitrospira sp. genome, one window contains:
- a CDS encoding penicillin-binding protein 2, translating into MTGAPSRARRYVLLLVMLCGFAVVLFRLVSLQVLQAAELTAKADRQHQKTVSLEGARGTVVDRHGKVLAMNMEVPSVFGIPTALESPAKTARSLSPVLHVRTDELEKKLRQDRSFVWLARKLDPEQGHRLEHMPMEGIGLVMEGRRFYPKGPLLAHVLGFAGMDGEGLEGIERRYESQLHGEKRVVILQRDAMGRTVFPKGQAEQVPAAGHSLVITVDEVIQYIAEKEVEEAVTKAHAKSGTVIVLDPQTGAVLALAISPRFDPNAVASLTADRWRNRALTDTYEPGSTMKALVAAAALEEKVMKPSTMLYGENGRMTIANTVIHDHEKLGWMTFAQVIQKSSNIGAAKTGMALGDQRLYRYLQAFGFGQKTEIDLPGEVGGMVKHPREWGRRSLASISMGQEIGVTPIQMVSAVAALANGGVLMKPYVVSEVRDAQGKPLRQILPQVKRRVVSPETARTVTSILEGVVTDGTGAKAAIPGFRVAGKTGTAQKIDPRTGAYSSTLFVGSFVGFVPADNPRLAMIVVIDEPQGESWGGAVAAPVFRRVGEQVLNYLGVSSDEPVKLAMASNRR; encoded by the coding sequence GTGACTGGTGCGCCGTCACGGGCCCGACGCTATGTATTGCTGCTGGTGATGCTCTGCGGATTTGCGGTGGTGCTGTTTCGGTTGGTGAGCCTGCAGGTATTGCAGGCTGCTGAGCTCACGGCCAAAGCTGACCGGCAACATCAGAAGACTGTGTCCTTGGAGGGGGCTCGAGGGACCGTTGTGGATCGTCATGGCAAGGTGCTCGCCATGAATATGGAAGTGCCCTCCGTGTTCGGCATCCCCACTGCGCTTGAAAGTCCCGCTAAAACAGCCCGGTCTCTCTCGCCGGTGCTGCATGTTCGAACCGATGAATTGGAAAAGAAGCTGCGGCAGGATCGCAGTTTTGTGTGGCTGGCTAGGAAGCTGGATCCCGAGCAGGGGCACCGTCTCGAGCATATGCCGATGGAGGGAATTGGGCTGGTGATGGAAGGCCGGCGATTCTATCCCAAGGGGCCGCTGCTGGCACATGTGTTGGGATTCGCCGGGATGGACGGGGAGGGGCTTGAGGGAATTGAGCGGCGGTATGAGTCGCAGCTCCATGGCGAGAAGCGAGTCGTGATTCTGCAACGAGACGCCATGGGCCGGACGGTGTTCCCGAAAGGCCAGGCCGAGCAAGTCCCCGCCGCCGGGCATAGTTTGGTCATTACGGTCGACGAAGTCATTCAGTACATCGCTGAGAAGGAAGTGGAAGAGGCAGTCACGAAGGCGCATGCCAAATCGGGTACCGTCATTGTGCTCGACCCTCAGACCGGCGCCGTGCTCGCGCTGGCGATCAGTCCGCGGTTTGATCCGAATGCCGTGGCTTCCCTGACCGCGGATCGCTGGAGAAATCGGGCGTTGACGGATACCTACGAGCCCGGTTCGACGATGAAAGCCCTTGTGGCGGCTGCGGCGCTTGAAGAGAAAGTGATGAAGCCGAGCACGATGCTCTACGGCGAAAATGGGCGGATGACGATTGCGAATACGGTCATCCATGACCACGAAAAGCTTGGCTGGATGACGTTTGCGCAGGTGATTCAGAAGTCGAGCAATATCGGTGCGGCAAAAACCGGGATGGCGCTGGGGGATCAGCGTCTCTACCGGTATCTACAGGCGTTCGGATTCGGGCAGAAAACGGAGATCGATCTCCCTGGAGAAGTCGGCGGTATGGTCAAGCATCCCAGAGAGTGGGGGCGCCGGTCATTGGCGTCCATTTCTATGGGACAGGAAATCGGAGTCACGCCGATTCAAATGGTATCCGCCGTGGCGGCCTTGGCGAACGGCGGGGTCTTGATGAAGCCCTATGTCGTGTCTGAAGTCCGCGATGCGCAGGGGAAACCCCTTCGGCAGATACTTCCGCAAGTGAAGCGCCGGGTGGTGTCTCCTGAAACAGCCCGGACTGTGACGTCGATTCTTGAGGGTGTTGTAACGGATGGGACCGGCGCCAAGGCCGCGATTCCGGGGTTCAGAGTGGCCGGGAAGACGGGTACGGCGCAGAAGATCGATCCGCGTACCGGCGCCTATTCGTCGACATTGTTTGTCGGATCTTTTGTCGGATTTGTTCCTGCGGACAATCCCCGATTGGCGATGATCGTGGTGATCGATGAACCGCAGGGGGAGTCCTGGGGCGGCGCCGTGGCCGCGCCCGTCTTTCGACGAGTAGGCGAACAGGTGTTGAACTATCTCGGAGTTTCGTCGGACGAACCGGTCAAGCTGGCGATGGCGTCAAACCGTCGGTAG
- the ftsL gene encoding cell division protein FtsL — MKMLAVTAGLCLVFVFVWERVDMVRLGYQVERLKHEKVVLERERDELKVKFSALSSPDRIAKVATEKFGMSLPQPGQVVMVQFKAKDSPASAVELRIARNDVLNGRR; from the coding sequence ATGAAAATGCTGGCAGTGACGGCCGGGCTGTGCCTCGTGTTCGTCTTTGTGTGGGAGCGGGTGGATATGGTGCGCCTGGGCTACCAGGTTGAACGGCTGAAGCACGAGAAGGTGGTGTTGGAGCGCGAGCGTGATGAATTGAAGGTGAAATTCTCAGCGCTGAGTTCGCCCGACCGGATTGCAAAAGTCGCCACGGAAAAATTCGGGATGAGCTTACCTCAGCCTGGCCAAGTTGTGATGGTTCAATTTAAGGCGAAGGACTCGCCTGCATCCGCGGTGGAACTGCGGATTGCCAGGAACGATGTGTTGAACGGGAGGCGATAG
- the rsmH gene encoding 16S rRNA (cytosine(1402)-N(4))-methyltransferase RsmH — protein MNLLLTRSSTGVYSAPKWGKVDTSGESEISKRSRHAPVFPDEVTAWLVTDRAKTFFDGTVGYGGHSERLLEKAGDDAVLIGVDRDEEALAYSRSRLAGFAGRAQLLKGDFVDMKQLLRTVGVPAVDGVLFDLGVSSPQLDDPNRGFSFQGDGPLDMRMDQSAGTTAGELVNSLPESELADLIFQYGEERFSRRIARAIVRARERNALASTQELTTVIKESVPAAYRHGRIHCATRTFQALRIAVNRELDVLEPAIRDAVDMLRPGGRIAVISFHSLEDRIVKHTFRALAERPHPQVAVLTKRPQVPSEAECQANPRARSAKLRVAERLSKEYAQ, from the coding sequence ATGAATTTGCTATTGACAAGGAGTTCAACGGGAGTATACTCGGCCCCCAAGTGGGGGAAAGTGGATACAAGTGGTGAGTCTGAAATATCGAAAAGGTCAAGGCATGCTCCTGTTTTTCCTGATGAAGTAACGGCTTGGCTTGTTACGGACCGTGCGAAGACTTTTTTTGACGGTACGGTGGGATATGGTGGGCATAGTGAGCGGCTTCTTGAAAAGGCTGGAGATGATGCCGTTCTCATCGGAGTCGATCGAGATGAAGAGGCGCTCGCATATTCCCGATCTCGACTTGCCGGGTTTGCTGGTCGCGCGCAGTTACTCAAGGGGGATTTTGTTGACATGAAGCAGTTACTGCGAACTGTCGGCGTCCCAGCGGTTGACGGAGTTCTTTTCGATCTCGGAGTTTCTTCGCCTCAGCTCGACGATCCGAATCGAGGGTTCAGCTTTCAAGGAGACGGGCCCCTCGATATGCGCATGGATCAATCGGCGGGTACGACAGCTGGAGAGTTAGTGAACTCGTTGCCCGAGTCTGAATTGGCGGATCTCATTTTTCAGTATGGCGAGGAGCGATTCTCCCGGCGTATTGCGCGTGCGATTGTTCGCGCGCGTGAACGGAACGCGCTGGCGTCGACGCAAGAGCTGACGACAGTCATTAAGGAATCCGTTCCTGCTGCGTATCGGCACGGGCGCATCCACTGTGCGACGAGAACGTTTCAAGCGCTTCGTATCGCGGTCAATCGCGAGCTGGATGTGCTTGAGCCGGCCATCCGCGATGCGGTCGATATGTTGAGGCCCGGCGGCCGTATCGCCGTCATCTCGTTTCATTCGCTAGAAGATCGGATCGTGAAGCATACGTTTCGTGCCTTGGCGGAGCGGCCTCACCCGCAAGTGGCGGTGTTAACAAAGAGGCCGCAAGTTCCTTCCGAAGCGGAATGCCAGGCGAATCCGCGCGCGCGAAGCGCCAAGTTGCGGGTCGCTGAGCGCCTGTCAAAGGAGTATGCCCAATGA
- a CDS encoding YajQ family cyclic di-GMP-binding protein, whose translation MADQFSFDVVSEVNMQELRNVVDQATKEVKQRFDFKDSKTEITLKEKEKELVILSDDDYKLNAVIDIIKTKCTKRGVSLKAFDYGAIEPALSGTVRQTAKIQSGIATEKAKEITKAVKDSKLKVQAQIQGEQVRVLSKSKDDLQATMTFLKGKDFGIDLQFTNYR comes from the coding sequence GTGGCGGATCAATTTTCGTTTGATGTGGTCTCTGAAGTGAACATGCAGGAGTTGCGGAACGTGGTCGATCAGGCGACGAAGGAAGTGAAGCAGCGGTTCGATTTCAAGGATTCCAAGACGGAAATCACGCTGAAGGAGAAAGAGAAGGAACTCGTTATTCTGTCGGATGACGACTACAAGCTGAATGCGGTGATCGACATTATCAAGACGAAGTGCACGAAGCGCGGCGTGTCGCTGAAGGCATTCGATTACGGCGCCATCGAGCCGGCGCTCAGCGGGACGGTGCGGCAGACGGCCAAGATTCAAAGCGGGATCGCGACCGAGAAGGCGAAGGAAATTACGAAGGCGGTCAAGGACTCGAAGTTGAAAGTGCAGGCCCAGATTCAAGGCGAGCAGGTGCGGGTGCTCAGCAAGAGCAAGGACGATTTGCAGGCGACGATGACATTTTTGAAAGGCAAGGACTTTGGGATCGATCTGCAGTTTACGAATTATCGATAA
- a CDS encoding carbon starvation CstA family protein produces MKAAVNLLWALLSLLGAVALAHVVGVINPHEKVNGLWLVVAAACIYVLAYRFYGRWLARQVLELNNQRITPAVRMNDGVNFHPTNKVVLFGHHFAAIAGAGPLLGPVLAAQFGFLPGFLWLVIGAVLAGAVQDFIILVASMRRNGRSLPEIAHDELGSITGTATAVAVLFIVVVALAGLGFAVVNALYHNAWGTFTIAMTIPIGFIMGFYLQKFRPGAVAEVSVIGVALLIAAVLFGRVVGQSSVAAWFEFERPTLVWLLGGYGFLASVLPGWMLLVPRGYLSTFMKLGVVFLLGFGVVLMAPTIEMPRVTAFAAGGGPIIPGTLFPFLFITIACGAVSGFHALVSSGTTPKMIEQESQAVVGYAAMLLESFVGVMALIAASVLIPGDYLAINTTLSAETLSAMGFGPSRIAELSQLVEVDVAGRPGGAVSLAVGMASIFAALPGMAGLMAYWYQFALVFEALFILTTIDTGTRVARYLIQEMAGRVYAPFRRMNWWPGVLLSSAFVVGSWSYLIGTGSISTIWPMFGAANQLLGTLALCIGTTVLIKMWKSSYLWVTAVPMVFVGVVTLAGSYEMFGMFIKKAATLAAGQAFALYLDAALVAVVAVLGLIVLSDSLRQWYGYVILKKPFTSSEVIVMAGGGSVGRVQTAITDGEKDKCFRLPHGGGCC; encoded by the coding sequence ATGAAAGCGGCTGTGAATTTGCTCTGGGCGCTACTGTCTCTGCTTGGCGCGGTTGCTCTTGCTCACGTTGTCGGTGTCATCAATCCCCATGAAAAGGTGAACGGGCTCTGGCTGGTTGTGGCGGCGGCATGTATCTATGTGCTGGCCTATCGCTTTTATGGCCGCTGGTTGGCCAGGCAGGTCCTTGAGTTGAACAATCAACGCATCACGCCTGCCGTGCGGATGAACGACGGGGTGAATTTTCATCCCACTAACAAAGTCGTCCTCTTCGGCCACCACTTCGCAGCGATTGCCGGGGCGGGGCCGTTGCTGGGGCCGGTGCTTGCGGCGCAGTTCGGGTTTCTCCCCGGGTTTCTCTGGCTGGTGATCGGCGCGGTGCTGGCGGGAGCGGTGCAGGATTTCATCATCCTCGTGGCCTCGATGCGGCGCAACGGGCGCTCGCTCCCGGAGATCGCGCACGATGAACTCGGTTCCATCACCGGGACGGCGACGGCGGTGGCGGTGCTCTTTATCGTTGTCGTGGCGCTGGCGGGGCTGGGTTTCGCGGTGGTGAACGCGCTCTATCACAATGCCTGGGGCACGTTCACAATTGCAATGACGATTCCCATCGGTTTCATCATGGGCTTTTATCTCCAGAAGTTTCGCCCCGGCGCAGTCGCGGAAGTATCGGTGATCGGCGTGGCGCTGTTGATTGCGGCGGTGTTGTTCGGGCGTGTGGTCGGCCAGTCGTCGGTTGCGGCGTGGTTTGAGTTTGAACGGCCGACGCTGGTCTGGCTCTTGGGCGGCTATGGTTTTCTCGCCTCGGTGCTGCCCGGCTGGATGCTATTGGTGCCGCGCGGCTATCTCTCAACGTTCATGAAACTCGGGGTGGTGTTCCTGCTCGGCTTCGGCGTGGTGCTCATGGCGCCGACGATTGAGATGCCGCGTGTGACGGCCTTCGCTGCCGGCGGCGGGCCGATTATTCCCGGCACGCTCTTCCCGTTTCTCTTCATTACGATTGCCTGCGGGGCGGTGTCGGGCTTTCACGCGCTGGTGTCGTCCGGCACGACGCCGAAGATGATCGAGCAGGAGTCGCAGGCGGTGGTGGGCTATGCGGCGATGCTGTTGGAGAGTTTCGTCGGCGTGATGGCGTTGATTGCGGCGTCGGTGCTGATTCCCGGCGATTATCTGGCGATCAATACGACGTTAAGCGCTGAGACCCTCTCGGCGATGGGGTTCGGTCCGTCGCGTATTGCGGAGCTGTCGCAGCTGGTTGAGGTGGATGTGGCCGGCCGGCCCGGCGGAGCGGTGTCGCTTGCGGTGGGCATGGCGTCGATCTTTGCGGCGCTGCCCGGCATGGCGGGATTGATGGCCTATTGGTATCAGTTTGCCCTGGTGTTCGAAGCGCTGTTCATTCTGACGACGATCGATACGGGGACGCGCGTGGCGCGCTACCTGATTCAGGAAATGGCGGGGCGGGTCTATGCGCCGTTTCGCCGGATGAACTGGTGGCCCGGGGTGCTGCTGAGCAGCGCGTTCGTGGTCGGGTCCTGGTCCTATTTGATCGGCACAGGAAGTATCTCGACGATCTGGCCGATGTTCGGCGCAGCGAATCAGCTGCTGGGGACGCTGGCGCTCTGCATCGGGACGACGGTATTGATCAAGATGTGGAAATCGTCCTATCTCTGGGTGACAGCGGTGCCGATGGTGTTTGTCGGCGTGGTGACGCTGGCCGGGTCCTATGAGATGTTCGGGATGTTTATAAAGAAGGCCGCGACGCTGGCGGCGGGGCAGGCGTTCGCGTTGTATCTCGACGCTGCGCTGGTCGCCGTGGTGGCCGTTCTGGGATTGATCGTCTTGAGCGACAGCCTGCGACAGTGGTATGGCTATGTGATCTTGAAGAAGCCGTTCACGAGTAGTGAAGTCATCGTTATGGCCGGTGGCGGATCGGTAGGACGGGTGCAGACGGCAATTACTGATGGTGAAAAGGATAAATGTTTCCGGCTGCCGCACGGTGGCGGATGCTGTTAG
- a CDS encoding type II toxin-antitoxin system RelE/ParE family toxin, whose product MAELTWTAEAQRWLLDIHDFIAQDNPAAATRTVETLYQKAEILREFPESGYRYWQRPDRNIRILLHGHYRIAYVMKTSGTIDILGVFHGALSIDRYLL is encoded by the coding sequence ATGGCGGAGCTGACCTGGACAGCCGAAGCCCAGCGATGGCTGCTCGACATCCACGATTTCATCGCGCAAGACAATCCCGCCGCCGCAACCCGCACCGTCGAAACGCTCTACCAAAAAGCTGAGATCCTTCGAGAATTCCCCGAATCAGGCTACCGTTACTGGCAACGACCAGATCGGAACATCCGCATCCTGCTTCACGGCCACTATCGCATCGCCTACGTCATGAAAACATCGGGAACGATCGACATCCTCGGTGTCTTCCATGGAGCCCTCAGCATCGACCGTTACTTACTGTAA